acaacaatatcaaaataatactccgagagaATGCCATGCACATAGTCATGTACCTAAAGCAATATTTTTAACAAGttcaaatagattaaaccatgtcaTTGCATTAtaatgatgcaaatggagggtgtggcttgcctggggtggaataaatcaccgggagaaagtgcaagAAACGCACGAAAAGAATCGCCAGAAAACGTACTCTCTCGGAGAGGGATGAATAAGGGCAGGGGAAAATGGTTCAacatgtcaaaacatggtgaaaatggttccatcaaaacgggctcgatgaaacgaagaagtgggctttggattcaccttatTTGGAactacgggtaaaaagatatgaaCGTTTGACTGGCAGGGACCCATCTgcaatgaaaatattttcaaacagggcctggacagaaaaacagaACGCGCACTCGGTGGATGAAAGCGTACACAGGCAAAACCGTGTCCACTTATCCATGTCAGCAGGGGTCGGGGCCGGCCTCTGGGTCGCTTACAGGCCCACCGCTGACTTTTCTCTCCTCCTTGCTCCTTCTTCTCCCCGCGCCTGCTCCTCCTCTCCTCGACAGAACGCCGGGCAGGGGCGTGGCCGTCGCTGGGCACGGCAActccggccagggagagggcacTGGTGGCCTCGGGATGAAGGCCCGCACCCATCCAGGAGCTGCACGCACTCCGGGTAGCGCTGCTGCGGCGGCAACCATCGGAGGCAGAGAGCAACGGCGGCGGTCAAACTCGGTGGCGCGTGGCCACGCTGGCTCTGGAGAGAAACGGAGAGGGTGGGGAGATTCGCCGGGGTATGAGtggtctagtggtggtggaggaactTGGAGTGGGGCTCGGCTCCGGGCGAATTTAGGAGGAGGAGGCCtgcggccatggcggcaatggtGGTCGTGGAGGGTGACTCGAGCTCGGGGAAGTGGTCAGGGGAGGCTAGAGGAAGTGCAGGAGGCTAGAGGCTAGTGGTTTTTGAGGGGATTTGAACCAAGATTTGAtttagttgctttgcaactgccaagtCTGGTCAGAAACTAAATTTAGATGATGCACTCACCTGGAGAAGCAACTTGGGCTAAGATTGTGCAAATCTTGaatatttggacatataaagatgctgtaaaaagctcattccaaatggacaagccaaaatggcacttgcttcacaaacatcatttctgtgcagaaacttggaataattttggtgatcaaatggctcattCAAATGATGCGAAAATgcgtggagagatgttttatgggtataagaatgatctgataatttatcaggatttttgaagcaatataaaatgcacttgcttcacaatctgaaaatattgccagaatcaaagatttggtcatgTGTTCACATAGATGATtgtatggggctgcaaatggggggagggggttaatatgatcacattaaggagtgtgcaaaagttcaacttatttggatactcctagctaatacttccttcacaaagccttctgtccgacagaaactttgaaaattcaccgaggaagattggctaggcaaataaagttgaacttgtgcatgaggcaattatttggacataagcATGCCCAAAAGGGTTGGAAGCTACTagaaaaaatataaatgacacttccttcacaaagtgccattcaagGTAGAAAGGAAGAATAATTAATGGGGAATTATTCTTGGACTAGGACAGAAAAGTTTGGGTATATtcgagcaacatatgacccaaagaaattatgagaattaattgggaatttttggatggacagaaatataggttgatttacaacctagggcagatacggttattcctttaatagaaaaaggaatattccctagaaaagaattttagggtttggtcgAGGAGTGAAGTGatatgatcttggcaaggttttgagaatgattagccacttggaaggggaaatgaggatgatttctcaggtggcaaggccacaaaaccactccaaaaaaaacaaagcaaaaaccaaataaatcaaaaaaagGGGGTCAAAATACAGGCTGTTACACATGCACGCCAATTTGTTGACGAAATTGGGCGGCCAAATCGATCGCCAAGTATTTGGCGTGTCCTCAATTGGCAGGGTTGCCTTAGACAGAAACCAAACGACCCCTATGATCTTGTTATTGGGATGCCAAAGTTTACATATACAATGTGTAAAAAGCACAGCTTCAAAATATCAATACAAACATGTGACAATTACATAATTTTGTATAAATATTACTATTTTACATATTTTTGTAGGGGGTCCTGCTTTGGCATAAAAGATCCATAATATGATGAGGTTTCTAAACTTTAGTCAAGTGTCGCGCCATCTATCCGCTTTCCTACTGCTCTCCCCTCTCGATCCGACTTCCGGCAGAGACCGAACCCCACTCCTTGCCACTTCatgccctggccatccctctaaaCCTCCTTCATACGCGCCGACAATAATCCACCGTATGCACCTCACTGTCAACCAAGACTCACCTTTTTTGGCGATGCTATGATGTCCCCGCCTTCGGCTCATTGTTGGCTAGCCCTCGCCGCGGTCGACGACACCATCTCCATTTCCGGCTCGGGGTTGCGCTTCGTCGGACCATGGAAATCGACTGGAAGGGTGAGTTTTTTTTCCCCAGCTACACGAGGAATAGCAATTGCGAATAACAACAAATTAACTGTACAAAACCACTGCTTGGTATTGTGGTACAAATATCAGCTCTTCTACCAATTGAAAGCCAGCACAGAGAACCTGTCACCTCTCATTAGAAACACCGAGAAGTCGGCTATAGCTATTTATACACAGTCGCAACTGGACACGACGGTAAATGGCAATCAACAATAAGATCAGATACCCCtccaaaagaaaataaaatcaGATAAAAGTTGTACTACTACCTTTTACCCGCTTCAACCCAGAAATGAAAAGCTATATAGCTCCCCGTTCCAAACATAGCTTGATCACAACTTGGCATGCACACTGATCACTATCTACATCTTATTCGCCACGTCGGCGTCAAGAACTCACCATCGTGAACACACGACCGACTGATTGCTTGTTGATATTGATCGCGCGTGCCATTGACCGACTCACTCGTACGTCCTGGCACGGCGGCCGGCAGGCTCGCCGGCGGTCAGCTCACGCCGTGGACATGTCCCTGTCCGTCACGTCGTGCTCCCTGGTCAGCAGGTAGTTCTGCGTCGTCCACCCCGCCGACGAGGCGTAGTACGACGACGAGGAGGTCAGCGCCGTGCTGGTCCCGGACACCGGCAtctccccgtcgtcgtccccgaGCACGACCGGCAGCGCGGGCCACATGAAGGCCGGCTTGGACGCCGgcacgtccggcggcggcgcggagcgCGCCAGGATCTGCACGATGGCGCGCGCCCTCGGCCGCTCCCCGGGGTTCGGGTGGCTGCACGCGAggcccagcagcagcagccgctCGGCGTCGCCCTCGTCGAACTCCCCGGGCGCGAGCCGCCGGTCGACGGCCTCGAGGATGCGGCCCTCGCCGGCGCCGTGGAGCTGCCACACGCCCTCCAGCAGCTGGCTGCACCCTGCGGCGTTGCTGCAGGAGATGCGGCGGCCGGAGACGATCTCCAGGATGACGGCGCCGAAGCCGAAGACGTCCGACTCCCGCGTGGCGCGGCCCGTGTGGAAGCACTCCGGCGCGATGTAGCCGAGCGTGCCCGGGACGCCGAGCTTGTCGGTGTAGGAGGTCTTGTCGGTCTCGAGCGCGCGGGCGAGGCCGAAGTCGCCGAGCCGCGCGTTGAAGGCGGCGTCCAGCATGATGTTGGACGGCTTGATGTCGCGGTGGATCACCCGCTGGTCGTACTCGTGGTGGAGGTAGTTGAGGGCGGACGCCACGCCGGCGACGATGTTGTAGCGGTGCCCCCAGGTGAGCACCGGGGCCTCCGGCCCGCCGAAGAGGAGCCTGTCCAGGCTGCCGTTGGGCATGAAGTCGTACACCAGCAGCAGCACGCCATCCTGGTGGCACCAGCCTGCAAGTTGACCGACCATCCGCTGTTATGATCGATTTATTGAAATGTGAACAGTTAATTAGAGAATTATAGACTGTATCTTTTGTTCTAGCGACCAGGTTGTCCAAGTCAGAGCAGAGATGAGTGCTGCTCACTTTGTCCGGCATACTTTGCAAGCAAAGTAGTACTACCAAACAGTACTTCAGAATGTTTATTAGTTATCCCAAAGCCAGTAAAGCATCAAGTACTGTGGACGGGTCAAACATTGCGTCGTCAAATTGGCATCCCGGGCTTTTTGTTATATGCATTGCTTGCAATTCAATCATGATCCCAAATCCCAAACCATATCATATTAGCAAGCAAACCTTCACTGGCTAGTCACTGATATTTGGGTGCCAACTCCAACTAGAGCCGTCGGTAAATTAAACCGTCAGTATCTCGCATCGTTATCTTTTGAAACGTAATCTGAAAATGCCCGTACTTTTGTCTATCCATAGACGGCGTTTGACATTTCCGACTTACATGGGCAACTCATTTTTCACGCGACCAAATTTTTTTTGGCATAATCAAAAGTTCACTTTCATGTAAGTACTAGCCCTTTTTGCAACTTCTTTTTAGCCTACTTTTATCAGCACTGTTGCAAAAAATAACTAGACGTTTCCGTACAAACAATCTAGGCATATCCTATGATGTACTCCTACCAATTCCCTGCAGAATCTCTGAATCAAGCACTCTAAAACAGGGCAGCGATGAACGGAAATCTTTGATTGAGAGATGAGCGGAGGAAGAAACAATTCCTTACCGAGGAGCTTGACGAGATTGCGGTGGCGGAGGAGGTTGATGATGCTGAGCTCGGCGAGGAAGTCCTCCTGCCCCTTGGTGTTGGCCCCGGAGAACTGCTTCACGGCGACCTCCATGCTCTGGCCGTGCTCCCCGACCACGGTGGCGCGGTACACCACGCCGTACCCGCCCTGCCCCAGCTTCATCTTCTCGTCGAAGTTGCCCGTCCCTTTCCTCAGGTCCTTGTAGTCGAACTCCTTGGGCACCCCGGGGATGCTCGCGAAGTTGATGGTGCTCCGGACCATCGAGCTCGAGTCGTCCCCTATCCTCCTCCGCCTGCTCTTGCTGTACAGGCCGGCGAACAGCCCGAGCGCCAGGGCGAAGGCGCACGGCACGCCGATGGCAAGCCCGAGCTTCCAGCCGGAGAGCGGCTGCTTGCCGGGGATGGTGTCGTCGGGGAGAACCTCCACCGTCATGTCCCAGCTGTGCAAGCAGTTGAGCTGGTACAGCACGCCGGTGGACGCCGAGAAGCCGAAGTAGGCCTTCTTGCCGAGGAGGACCCTCGAGAGGTCCAGCGGCGCGTCGAGCACGGGAGTGCCCGGCCTGCTACCGTTCTTGGCCATGTACACCCACACGTGCCGCGCCGTGCCGTTGTACTCGATCCAGACCATGTGGCTGCCGTCGTCGTCGGTGTTGTTGGTCGCGAGGTCGATGCCGAAGGGGGTGAGGGAGGCGACGACCGTGGACCGGACGCCGTTCACGTCGAGGCCGACGTGGTTGTCGTCGGGGTCGTAGGGCTGCTTCACCGTGTCCAGCTCCACGGCGGCGAACCCGTTGGCGGCGCTACCGTCGGTGGACGCGTTGGTGAGGCCAAGGTAGCCGCCGTGGCTGCCGGGAGGCGGGGGGGCGCCGCCATCGGACGCGATGAGGAACGCGAACCCTTCGCCCTTGACGGACGGGGTCGCGCGGAAGAGGTTGACCTTGAACACGGTGGAGAAGGAGGCGACGCGCCGACCGTCGGCGCTGGAGTTGGACGCGTTGGCGGCCCAGAGCACGTAGGCTCTGGGGTACATGACCCGGCCGGTCTGGTTGATGAGGAACTTCTCCGGGTCGTTCCTGGTGTCCGGCGTGATCTGCAGAGCGTTCCCGTTGACGGTGGCGTTGCCCAACACGGTGAGGTTGCCGGGGAGCTGCCGCAGCGGGTTGCcgaacgaggggaaggagaaggTGGTGAACTCGCTGCCGTTGCGGGTGCTGGTGAAGGTGGTGGcctgggcgcgggcggcggggaggaGCGAGCATGCGGAGATGGCGTAGagcaggaggaggacggcgaggccggTGGTGGCGCGTTGACCGCGGCGGGGAGGCGCCATGGGTGTGGGTCGTCACGCCTCGCTTTCCCAGGGGAAGAGCCGGAGAGGGGAGGAGAGATGGCCGGACCAGGTGGTGGGGAGAAATGGAGGGAGTCGTGGCGTGGTGTGCATGCATCTATACAAATAGAGGTTGCGGGTTGGTGGGTCTTCACTCGTCAGTCGTGAGTACCTGGATCGGACTGCCGCCTCCCTTTTGTTCCTTGTGTTGGTGTACTCATGCACATTTGCTGTTTTGCGATTTTGTTTCTTTCAATAAAGGGTCTTTTCATCACTGAACTTAATGAAGCATGGTTTCTTTGGCATATCTATATCCATATTTGTATCTATACTCTttatctctatctatctatatctctaCTCTACTACTCTATGTCCTTATCTTTATCTCTACCTACTTAAAACATACGTAAAGTTCTTTTTCGGCAGAATTCTTCGTCAACCGCCTCCTCCCCTCTCATTACGCCCCTCCACCGTTTTTTTCCGCCCAGCCGGTTTTATTGTTCCACAATGCCTTTTGTTCGTTGTTTCATGATAATTTACTTACCTTTGACGTCAATTTCACGTATCACcgcaatttatttaccttttgtCTCAGTTTCATAATTTACGTACCATGCATGGCCCAACCTATCAAACTATAAGGGCGCCAAAGCCAAACTTTTGATTTTTGATAGGTAAATCACAGgtaggatttgataaatatttgttTACACAATCATATTAATATAGACAGGTAAATCATAGGCTAACATAATTGAATATTTATAACCTGTTGCAACGCACATGACAATTATCTAGTACTACCAATGTAAGAATACTCAAATGGGCAGATTCAACTAATCTCAGCCATCAATGTAGGTCAATTCAATGACCTATATTGATACAATGATGTGCGTTCAACATGTTTGGCACCCAATTAATATTATACCAAACTTTAACGTTAAATTACATAATTAATGTGCAAATATATCTTACCTCGTATCTACATGTAATTAATATATTCCCTAATATCAACATGTGTTACACATATGCTTTTAGTAGTAGAACAAAAAGAGTTCAAGACACCCAACCTTTGAAAATCAATGATGTACACCAGCGCAACATCCCCAATAGAAAGGCCATGGCATCCCTCACTATGCTAGTTGGGTGGAGCATTTGGAATGAGAGAAACACTCGTATATCCAGGCACAAGTCAACACCTGCGCCGGTCATCTTCGACACCATCAAAAGAGAAGGTAGACTCTGGGTTACTGCGGGTGCACACAAATTGGGTAGCATAATGCCGGGAGAGTAATGGACCTTATGTAATATGTGTGGTGTAACAAACAAACTCTATTCTccttcttaattaatggatgaggcaaagcttaCGCCTCCGTTTCGGAAAAAAATGATGTACACCGGCACAGCAAATGCTCACAATCGCTCATGTTGATTAAAGACATTCTTGGCCGCTTGCTCCATATGAATACACTTCACCATAAGCTGGTGTCGATACTTCAGACAATTTCAACACCGGACCCGACATCCCTAGCTCGCCAGGGACAATGCATCAGATCATGGACGCCTGCAAAAGTTGGTGTTTGGGTGTGGATGGGAAGCTGGATCGCCGGTGCTAAAAGAGGGGTGAAGATTATGTGGATGGCAGGAGCGGGGGCTCGCGGAGGAGACATCTCGGGCAGACCAGGAAGCTGAGGCGGTGCGACAACAAACATACGGTTATGCCGGTGTAAGAGGTCAGGCCGATGTGTTGGGATGACACGGGGGAAGAAGAAGGCTACGTGACAGGAGGAAGAGGAGTGCTCCGGGCGGAAAGGGATTCAATATGAACTCAAGCATAGGTGCTCCCATACCCTTGGCTtgtcgtttttatttactctgttcCACACCCGACCCCTTCTATGAATGGGAAATGAGGCGAGAGAGGGTTCTCTTTCGGCTGGTTCAGATCTCATAAAACCCAGATATTCCAAAGCAAAGTTTGCGGGTCTTTAAAATTTTTTTTTTGGCAAGGTACAAGAAGACTTAATCCGACCCTGAAACAAATCCTGCGTAAAGCACACACGAAAACGAAAGCTTTGTATAGAAACGGAAGGAAGGAAAGGCGAACGAGTACCGACAGTCAAGCGGCCGTTCATTATCCTGGCGTTAAGAACTGGATCCGGGTCTGTAGATTATGCTGTGCTGTGCTGGTGAGCGACGTCTTTGTTCCCATGCAGACCATATGGGCCAGTAGTTATTTATCCTCGTTCTAATCCCACGGTCAAACGTTGAATCCACGGCGATCGCCCCGTGCCTTGCGCCTTCCTCCCATCCTCGGTCAAATCCTTGTGCAGTGCCCTCTCTCACATCTCTCTCGAACCTCCTCCATGGCGACACGGTCGAGCAGGCGACGGAATACGCGTCGCTGCACCACATTCTGCGCTACGTATGTACGTACGTACCCTGATACCCAGATGATGCAACGGAGCGGTGCCGATCCTGTCGCCGTCGTGCGCGCGTTCCGTTCGGATGACCAGACTAGACCAGACCAAAGGTGGTTAAACTTTTCTTCTTGTGTAAAAAAAGGGGTAGTTTCTTGTGTAAATAGCTTCTGATGACCGAGTTCTGATGCATGAGGGATTGATTGCCTGATGACCGAGGAAGCCTGCTTCTCCCGACGCTTCTGCGATGCCTGCGGACACCAAGACGAACGAGCGTTTCCTTCCGACTCTTTGGTTGGTCCGGGCTGCCGATCGATCCCGCGTCAGCGAACCGCATTTGAAATTGCAAAACTGACGTAGCTACTCATGACGTTTGTTCCTTGCTCCTGAGCTTTCGCGCCGTTGTTCTAGATAGTAGACAACAGTAGTGCCGGAAAGACTGTGCTACGTGCGTTTGCTCTGAAATTTGCCATGGCTGTCCAAGTTTCGGCATGCATGATCATCTTTGGAAAGACTTTTGGAGGATTTTCTTTTCCTACGATGTTCGTTTGATTCATATGATTGAAATCCTTaggatttttccataggattcatctGTACTACATTTTGGAGCAAAATTTCCCTTCACTCAAACCTCTTTGTTTtttctgtgctatcaaacattcTTCCAAATCCTGGAGGGTACAAGAGGACGTGACACTCTACTCATGCGTTTTTCCTGTTTCCGCATTTTGAGAACCCTGCTAATCAAAGATGCCCTAAACTCAATGGCATGTTCAGCATGTTCTGAAAGCGAGCTTGATATCTGTGGAGAACATGCATGCACTTGCTGCATTGGTCGGCAACAAGATACTCCTCGACAAGAGGAAGTGAGCAAAGTTCAGGAGCATAAACAGAGTGGCGGCCTTTGGAGCCTTATGATAGTATTTCGGATTGCCCTTCCGTCATGGAAGGCGCCAGCGTGAGCTTTAGGAAGAGTATTCATTCTGATCCCCCTGATACAGTTAGGTTCTCTCCGGAATTACTCCTATGCCAATCAATCCCTGCAAGACAGCAACTGTACAATTTAGAAACCTATCAACTGTGTATTAAGAATGCAGTGACAGCTACCGTGCGGCATTTCCCAAAATTTCGAATAACAATTCGGTGACAGTTCA
Above is a window of Triticum aestivum cultivar Chinese Spring chromosome 6B, IWGSC CS RefSeq v2.1, whole genome shotgun sequence DNA encoding:
- the LOC123137978 gene encoding probable L-type lectin-domain containing receptor kinase S.5, yielding MAPPRRGQRATTGLAVLLLLYAISACSLLPAARAQATTFTSTRNGSEFTTFSFPSFGNPLRQLPGNLTVLGNATVNGNALQITPDTRNDPEKFLINQTGRVMYPRAYVLWAANASNSSADGRRVASFSTVFKVNLFRATPSVKGEGFAFLIASDGGAPPPPGSHGGYLGLTNASTDGSAANGFAAVELDTVKQPYDPDDNHVGLDVNGVRSTVVASLTPFGIDLATNNTDDDGSHMVWIEYNGTARHVWVYMAKNGSRPGTPVLDAPLDLSRVLLGKKAYFGFSASTGVLYQLNCLHSWDMTVEVLPDDTIPGKQPLSGWKLGLAIGVPCAFALALGLFAGLYSKSRRRRIGDDSSSMVRSTINFASIPGVPKEFDYKDLRKGTGNFDEKMKLGQGGYGVVYRATVVGEHGQSMEVAVKQFSGANTKGQEDFLAELSIINLLRHRNLVKLLGWCHQDGVLLLVYDFMPNGSLDRLLFGGPEAPVLTWGHRYNIVAGVASALNYLHHEYDQRVIHRDIKPSNIMLDAAFNARLGDFGLARALETDKTSYTDKLGVPGTLGYIAPECFHTGRATRESDVFGFGAVILEIVSGRRISCSNAAGCSQLLEGVWQLHGAGEGRILEAVDRRLAPGEFDEGDAERLLLLGLACSHPNPGERPRARAIVQILARSAPPPDVPASKPAFMWPALPVVLGDDDGEMPVSGTSTALTSSSSYYASSAGWTTQNYLLTREHDVTDRDMSTA